CAGCCGAGAACGCAACCGGACACCGTTTCCGGTCCCGCCGGAATCAATCGACGCCGTCGTCCTGACCCATGCGCATCTGGACCACACCGGTTACGTTCCCGTCCTGGTGCGCAATGGATTCGCCGGTCCGGTGATCGCCACTGAAGGCACCACCGACCTGTGCAAGCTGCTCCTTCCCGACAGCGGCTACCTGCAGGAGGAGGAAGCCCGGTACGCCACCCACAGGGGATCGGCCGGGCACAACCCGGCGCTGCCGCTCTACACCGCAGCTGACGCCGTCGCTTCGCTCAACAGTTTCACTGTCCGTGCTTTTGACGATCCACTGGACCTCGGCGGCGGGATGGTGCTGACGCTCCTGCCGGCGGGCCATATCCTCGGCGCCGCGCAGGTCCACGTGCGGATGGGCTCCCGGTCGGTGCACTTCACCGGGGACCTGGGACGGTCTGATGACCCGCTGATGTTCCCGCCACGGCCCCTGCCAGCGACCGACGTACTGGTCACTGAATCGACCTACGGGAACCGGAAGCACTCCACCGTGGCTCCGGAGAAGCAACTGGCGGACATTATTAACCGGGTCGCGAAGCGCGGCGGCGTGGTGCTGGTCGCGGCGTTCGCCGTCGGCCGGGCCGAGACGTTGATGCTGCACCTGTCCCGGCTCCGCAGCAAGAACCTGATCCCGGACATCCCCGTGTACCTGAACAGCCCAATGGCGATCGATGCCTCCGGGATGTATCAGCGCCACCCCGAAGAGCACCGGCTTGGCGAGCAGGAATACCGGAACATGTACAAAATCGCCCGGCTCACCCGCTCCGTTGATGAATCCAAGCTGCTGAACCTCCGCGGCGGCCCCATGATCATCATCTCCGCCAGCGGAATGCTCACCGGCGGAAGGATCCTGCACCATCTCGCCGCCTACGGGCCGGATCCGAAGAACGCTGTGATCCTCAGCGGATACCAGGCCGGCGGCACCCGTGGCGCCGCCCTCGCGGCCGGCGGGCGCGAGCTCCGCGTTTATGGTGAGGACATCGTGGTCCGCGCTGAAGTGATCCAAATGGAAAGCCTCTCTGCGCACGCGGACGCCGACGGCATCATCGCGTGGATGAAGGCCGCCGAAACAGCACCACGGATGACTTACATCACCCACGGAGAGCCGGACGCCTCCGATGCCCTGCGCCTGCGGATCAAGCGTGAACTCGGCTGGCGGGCCCGGGTTCCCGAGCACCTCGAAACGATCTCCGTTGAGGAGCCCTGGTGACCTCGGGCACCGCGAAATCCGCGGTATTGGCCGAAATACACTCGCTGGCCCGGCCCTTGACGACCGACCGGGACCTCAACGGGCTCGTCCGGCGGGCCGGGGACTGCCGGTTCGTCGCGATTGGCGAAGCGTCCCACGGAACACACGAGTTCTATACCTGGCGCGACACCCTCAGCAGGCGCCTGATCGAAGAGGAGGGCTATAACTGGATCGGTGTCGAGGGGGATTGGCCCGATTGCTGGCGGATCAACCGCTGGGTGCGCGGCGAGACCGGGCAGGACCAGGGGGTCCATGCCCTGCTCGCGGGATTTGGACGCTGGCCCACCTGGCTGTGGGCGAACGAGGAAGTTGCGGCCTTCCTGGACTGGCTCCGAAGCTGGAATATCCGCCGTCCGATGAGCCGGCGGGTCGGTTTCTACGGGCTCGACGTGTACTCGCTCTGGGATTCGCTCCGAGAAATCATCAGTTGGCTTCGGGACAACGAGCCCGGCGCGGTACCCGCGGCCCTGCGAGCCTGGCAGTGCTTCGTGCCCCACCACGAAGACCCGCAAAGGTACGCCTGGAGCACGAGGCTGGTCCCGCAGTCCTGCGAGGCTGACGTCATCGCCCTCCTCACCGAGGTCAGAAGCAGGGTGTCCGGCCCGGGCGGGCACGACGAAGGAGCGTTCGACGCGGTGCAGAACGCCGAGGTGGCAGCCAACGCCGAGCACTATTACCGGATCATGGTCCGCGGTGACCGCCAGTCCTGGAACATCCGGGACCACCACATGGCCGATACCATCGACCGGCTCAGCAAACACCTGGGTGCCGACTCGAAGGGACTCATTTGGGCGCACAACACCCATGTGGGGGATGCCCGGGCTACGGATATGACGCAGGACGGGCTGGTGAACGTGGGGCAATTGCTGCGCGAACGGCACGCCGCCGAGGGCGTGCTGCTGGTGGGCCTCGCCTGCCACCGGGGCGGGGTAATCGCGGCGGACGCCTGGGGCAGCCACGAGCGGGTCCTGCCGGTTCCGGCCGCGCGCCCGGGCAGCCACGAGGATTTCCTGCACGAGGCACTGGGGGCGGAAGCGGTGCTGGAGTTCAATGCCGACAGGAACGGGCCTTGGCTCTCGAGCTGGCTTGGCCACCGGGCGATAGGTGTCCTCTACCACCCTGAGCGGGAGCTGGGGAATTACGTTCCGACCCGGATGGGTGAGCGCTACGACGCGCTGGTCTGGTTCGAGCACACCCGCCCGCTGCGACCGATTCACCATGAGGCTCCGCCGCGGGAACCGGAATTTGCAACTGAGCCGACCGGCTTCTAGTCCGGGCCCGTTTCACGTCCGGGCCCGTTTCACGTCCCGGCGCGGATGAGGCACCGGTGCGCGGGGCTTAAGCCCCTAACCGGCGGAGCAGCCCCGGCGGAGAATAAGGTGTCGGCGGACTCCCGGTACTGCCGCCCGGATCACGCGAAGCAGGACAGACCCCGCTACGGAAAAGAGCACGATTCAGAATGAAAAAGCCAATCGTCGTCGGTATCAACGGATCAGCCGGAAGCAAGGCCGCGCTGGCATGGGCCCTCGAACGCGCGGCCCGCGACAAGCTTCCCGTCACGGTGATCCACGCCGTGGATGACCGCTGGATGACCCCGGATTTCCAGTACCACGAACTCATCAGGCAGGCCGGCACGGAACTGCTCCAGGAGGCGAAGGCCAGCGCCAGCGGACAGGCCCCCAGTGTCAAGGTCGACGTCGAACTCGGTCACGGCAGCGGCAGCTCGGTGCTGCGGGACGCCGCCAAGGAAGCATCGTTGGTGGTCGTGGGCGAGCACGACAAACACTGGTTGGACGGCGGCCCCATGTCGGATCGTGCCCTGCAGATCGTCTCCGCCTCCGAAGCTTCCGCAGCTGTCATTCCGCTCAAGGCCGGCGCGGGGAACCACGGCGTTGTGGTGGGAGTGGACGGTTCCGAAGAATCCCTCCAGGCCGTGAACTTCGCGGCCGCGGAGGCAGACCGCGGCAGTGACGAGTTGACAGTCGTCTTCGCCTTCCGCAGGCCGGCGCGCTGGATCGAAACCCAGCTGCCGGAGAGCGGGCTCGCGGAATCCATCCTTGAGGAGGACCGGGTCGTCCTGGCGGAATCCGTCGCAGGGCTGGGCGATAAGTATCCGGACCTGATTGTCCACCAGCGCCTGGAGACCGACACCGAACCCGCCAAAGCCCTGGTCGAAGCCGCCAGGGACGCACGGCTCCTCGTGGTTGGCAGCCGCGGCCACGGGGGCTTTTCCCGGATGCTGCTCGGCTCCACAGCCCACGCCGTCCTCCTCAGCTTGCCGTGCCCGACCATCGTTACCCGGGTCCACAAGGTTAAGCACAAGGACTGAGCGGCGCAGCGGACCTTTTAGCCTGCCCGCGCCGGGTGGGAGGAACCTCTGGTGCAGCCCGTCCTGGATTTTATTGGCCACTATTGGTGGCTGGTCTTCCCGCTCAGCGGAGTGTTCGGCGGTTGGGCACGTTCCTGGTCCCAAGCCAGTGAACGCCGGCACAAGCGGCGGGTTGAGCTCTATACGCTTCGCAACCAGGCCGCGGAGGCGGAACAGGCCAGCCGGTCCGAGGCCTGGAACCTGGTGGAAAGCCACAACGCCGTCAACCGGCGGTGGCTCGACTATGAACTCGACGTGGGCAAGCTCATCGACTTTCCGGCCATGACCGACGTCCGCGAACCGCTAACGGTAGCGTTCCTGCGCGCCAAACGGACGGCCGACGCCATGCGACCCGAAGCCCCGGAGGACATCACAACGCTGTCGCGGTTAGCTGAGTACCGCGAAGCCGTACACGGCTTCGCCCTCGCCTTCGACGTCGCCGAGCGTGAGGCCCTGCGGATCAAGGACAGCAACTTCACCGGACCCGAGCGGCAGCGCCTCGCGACGGCCCGGAAGCTGCTGCGGATCGCGTCGGATGCTGCTGCCACACCGGCGGAACGGCAAACCGCGTACCGGCGCGCGCGCCGCGAACTGGACGGACTGATTGCGCTGCCTGACGTGACGGTTGCTGCGCTTGAGCAGAAGGCCGCCGCGATGATCGACGCCGCGCCGGCACCCGATCTCCAGCAGAACTGAGGAAAGGCGCTTGCGCCCCGCCCACTGACCCGGCCAGGGCGGCGCCGGGGCCAGTTTTGGGCCCTGCTACCCTTGCCCTTTACCCTTTAACGCGTCAAGCGATTTTGCTGAACCCCGCACGCCTATCCGGTGAATTCCGGATGAATGATGCGGCGCCGGCGGATGAAACTGCTGACCGACTACTCTGCAGATTGGGCAATAGGTGCAAATCACCATCATGGTGGCGCTGGTGATATCGCTGGCACTTTTTTTTGACTTCACCAACGGATTTCATGACACCGCCAACGCGATGGCCACCCCCATTGCCACCGGCGCCATCAAACCCAAAACGGCGGTCGCCCTCGCGGCGGTCCTGAACCTGGTGGGAGCATTCCTGTCCACGGAAGTGGCCAGGACCGTGTCAGGCGGAATTATCAAGGAAGGTGCCGACGGCATCCAGATCACACCGGAGATCATCTTCGCCGGCCTGATGGGCGCCATCCTCTGGAACATGATCACCTGGCTCAAAGGCCTGCCGTCGAGTTCCTCGCACGCATTATTTGGCGGTCTGATCGGTGCGGCCATCGCCGGGATCGGGATCCATTCGGTTAACTTCTCGTCCCTGACACAGAAGGTGATCCTGCCCGCCATCTTTGCGCCGATCATCGCCGGCGGTGTTGCGTACCTGTGCACCAAGCTTGCGTATGCGCTGACTTCCCGGCACGATCCGGATACCGGCAGCAAGCTCACCCAGAAGCGCGGCGGATTCCGGACCGGCCAGATTTTCACCTCCAGCCTCGTTGCCCTTGCCCACGGGACCAACGACGCACAAAAGACGATGGGCATCATCACGCTGGTGCTGATTGCTGCGGGCAGCCAGCAGCCGGGCTCCGGACCTCAACTCTGGGTCATCGCCGCCTGCGCCCTCGCCATCGCGCTTGGTACCTACTCCGGTGGCTGGCGCATCATCCGCACGATGGGATCCGGGCTTACCGACGTCAAGCCGGCACAGGGCTTTGCCGCCGAAAGCAGCACGGCTTCCGCCATCCTGGCCTCCTCCCATCTGGGGTTTGCACTGTCCACCACGCAGGTAGCGTCCGGCTCCGTAATCGGTTCAGGCTTGGGCCGGCGCGGGACCACCGTACGATGGGGCACCGCTGGGCGGATTGCGCTGGGTTGGCTCTTCACCCTTCCGGCTGCGGGGTTGATGGGGGCGCTCACGGCACTGCTGGTGAATACCGGCGTCGGCGGCGTGGTGATTGCCGCCGTGGCCGGCACTGCGGCCGTGACCTACATGTTTGTGCACTCGAACAAGTCGCGGGTCGGACACCACAATGCCGTAGAAGTCGAGGAAGCCGGCACGGCCGTGCACTTCCGCAAGAAAAAGGCACGCGCCGCCGCCGGCACCAACAACAAGCCGAAGGGCGAGCTCTGATGAAGTGGCTGGAACTGGTTCAAGTCGCCGGCGCAACGCTCGTCGCTGCGCTGACCGTTGTGGTCCTTTACTCCTTGGGAGTCCGCCTCACGGCCATCGCCGGCGACGTCGATGAGCGGAAACCGGCATGGGTCCGGCCGCTCGCGTACGTCTGCTTCGGTCTTTGCGGGCTGGCCGTCTTGTTCGGGTTGTACCTGATCATTCCCTACTTCAGCAAATAACCGGCAGGTGGGCGTCCGGGGCGGGTCCGGCTACGCTGGGGCCATGCCTGGATTCCAGTATTTTGTTGCGTCCTCGCTGGACGGATTCATCGCCACCGCCGACGACGAACTGGACTGGCTGCTCCAGTTCGACGGCTTCGCCGGGGGCAAGGAAAGCTATGAAGCCTTTATGGCGGAGGTGGGCTGCATCGTGATGGGCGGTGAGACCTACGCCTGGCTAAGGAAGAACGAACCCGGCCACTGGCCCTACCCAACGACGGCGTGCTGGGTCTTCACACGCCACGAACTCTCCGCCCCGCCCGGTGCGAACGTGACGTTTGTCCGCGGTCCCGTGGCCGAGTTCGTTGCTGATCTCGAGGCCGAAGCGGGAGACCGGAATGTCTGGATCGTCGGGGGCGGCGTACTCGCAGCCCAATTCGCGGATGCCGGCGCGCTGGACGAGATCATTATTTCGATAATTCCCGTTGTCCTCGGCAGCGGCAAGCCGGTGCTGCCGATGTCGGGGCCGACGGCACCGATGGAGCTGCTTTACGCGCACACCATGGGCCGGGGCATCATGGAACTGCGCTACCGTTTCGGGCGCGCCCAGGCATAGAACCGCTGCGGCGAGGCGCCGGGCTGCGGGGCTGCTACTCGGCGATGTCGCGGATCAGGTTGGTGATGCGCGCGGTCGAGAGCCTGCGGCCCTGCTCGTCCGTCATCACGATCTCGTGCGTGGTCAGGGTGCGGCCAAGGTGGATGGCAGTGCACGTGCCGGTCACCGTGCCCGCGGTGATTGCCCGGTGATGCGTGGCGCTGACGTCGATTCCCAGCGCCTGCCGCTGCGGCCCGGCATGCATTCCGGCAGCAAAGGAACCAAGCGTCTCGGCAAGCACCACGTGGGCACCGCCGTGCAGGATGCCGGCGACCTGGGTGTTGCCTTCCACCGGCATGGTGCCAACAGTGCGCTCGGGACTCATCTCCACGAAATGGATGCCCATCTTCACCACCAGGGCGCCCACACCGTAGTGCCCCAGCCAATCGTGCATTTCCTCGGGAATCCCGGCTGCCGCCAGCTCGGCCGTGTACGGGCCCGGCGTGAAATTGTCCGTCATGGGAACTAGGCTGGCACCTGTGAGCGAAACTACCAAACCGGCCCTTGCCCCCTCTGCCGCGGATACCCTTCCGGCAACGGAGACCGAATCAGCGATTGCGGCCAGGCCCGTGCCCTCCAGCCGGGCCGCGGAACCGGTTTCCGCCACTGCGGCGCCCGTGGTTCCGATCACCGGTCAGCCCCGGCTGATGGTCCTCGACGGCCACTCCATGGCATTTCGTGCGTTCTTCGCGCTGCCGGCTGACAAATTCTCCACCGCCACGGGACAGCACACAAACGCCGTACACGGCTTTACGTCCATGCTGATCAACCTCATCAAGGAGCAGAAGCCCACCCACGTTGCCGTCGCCTTCGACGTCTCCGATGACACCACCCATCGCAAGGCCGAATACAGCGACTACAAGGGCGGACGCAACGAAACCCCCCGCGAGATGAGCGGCCAGATCGACCTCATCGACAAGGTCATGGGAGCTTGGGGCATCAAGACCATCAAGATGCCCGGCTACGAAGCTGACGATATCCTGGCCACCCTCGCCACGATGGGAGACAAGGCCGGTTTCGAGGTGCTCCTGGTTTCGGGGGACCGGGATGCCTTCCAGCTGATCACTGACAACGTCTTTGTGCTGTACCCGAAAAAGGGTGTCAGTGACATTCCCCGCCTGGATGCCGTGGCCATCCAGGAGAAGTATTTCGTCACGCCAGCCCAGTATTCGGACCTCGCCGCGCTGGTGGGAGAGTCCGCGGACAACCTTCCCGGCGTTCCCGGCGTCGGCCCCAAGACGGCAGCGAAGTGGATTAACCTTTACGGCGGCCTGGAGGGGGTTCTGGCGAACATCGACTCCATCGGCGGGAAGGTGGGGGATTCCCTCCGCGAAAACGTTGAGGACGTCAAGCGCAACCGGAGGCTGAACAGGCTCCACACCGATCTGGAGCTCCCGGTGACGCTGGAAGAACTTTCGGAACCGCGGCCGGACCAGGCTGCCATCGAGGAGTTGTTCGATACCCTCGAATTCAAGACCATCCGTACCCGGCTCTTGGCCCTGTACGGCAGTGAGGTCGCTGAGCCGGAGAGAGAGCGCCTCGACACTCCGGACTTCGTGGTCCCTTCGGACGCTGCCGAGCTGGCTGCTTTCCTCGACTCGGGGGCCGGCAAGCGTTCAGCTGTCGCCGTCGACCTCGTGCCGGGCCGGATCGGCGAGGATGCCGCTGCCCTGGCCATCGTCCGTGCGGACGGGGCTGCCTACATCGACCTCACCGGCCAGGATGCCGCCGCCGAGAACGTCCTGGCCGGCTGGCTCAGGGACGCGGCCGCGCCCAAGGTCATGCATGGCTACAAGGCGGCACTCAAAGCTCTCTCCAACCGTGGCCTGGGCCTGGACGGCGTGGTGGACGACACCGCAATTTCCGGGTACCTCATTCAGCCTGACCGCCGCAGCTATGAGCTCGCCGAACTCGCCCAGCACCACCTGAACATCGGCGTCGCGACCGAGGCGGCCAAGGCCGGCCAGCTTGAGTTGGCGTTCGACGGCGATACTGCCGCCGCCGGCGCGCTCGTCCAGGTGGCCGCCGTCGTCCAGGCACTGAGCCGCTACTTCGAAACTGAGCTGCAGGAACGCGGAGCCCAGGACCTGCTGA
This genomic window from Arthrobacter sp. EM1 contains:
- a CDS encoding erythromycin esterase family protein, with the translated sequence MTSGTAKSAVLAEIHSLARPLTTDRDLNGLVRRAGDCRFVAIGEASHGTHEFYTWRDTLSRRLIEEEGYNWIGVEGDWPDCWRINRWVRGETGQDQGVHALLAGFGRWPTWLWANEEVAAFLDWLRSWNIRRPMSRRVGFYGLDVYSLWDSLREIISWLRDNEPGAVPAALRAWQCFVPHHEDPQRYAWSTRLVPQSCEADVIALLTEVRSRVSGPGGHDEGAFDAVQNAEVAANAEHYYRIMVRGDRQSWNIRDHHMADTIDRLSKHLGADSKGLIWAHNTHVGDARATDMTQDGLVNVGQLLRERHAAEGVLLVGLACHRGGVIAADAWGSHERVLPVPAARPGSHEDFLHEALGAEAVLEFNADRNGPWLSSWLGHRAIGVLYHPERELGNYVPTRMGERYDALVWFEHTRPLRPIHHEAPPREPEFATEPTGF
- a CDS encoding inorganic phosphate transporter, which produces MQITIMVALVISLALFFDFTNGFHDTANAMATPIATGAIKPKTAVALAAVLNLVGAFLSTEVARTVSGGIIKEGADGIQITPEIIFAGLMGAILWNMITWLKGLPSSSSHALFGGLIGAAIAGIGIHSVNFSSLTQKVILPAIFAPIIAGGVAYLCTKLAYALTSRHDPDTGSKLTQKRGGFRTGQIFTSSLVALAHGTNDAQKTMGIITLVLIAAGSQQPGSGPQLWVIAACALAIALGTYSGGWRIIRTMGSGLTDVKPAQGFAAESSTASAILASSHLGFALSTTQVASGSVIGSGLGRRGTTVRWGTAGRIALGWLFTLPAAGLMGALTALLVNTGVGGVVIAAVAGTAAVTYMFVHSNKSRVGHHNAVEVEEAGTAVHFRKKKARAAAGTNNKPKGEL
- a CDS encoding MBL fold metallo-hydrolase — protein: MTHQQPTLRFLGATDTVTGSRYLLEAGGKLVLVDCGLFQGYKRSRERNRTPFPVPPESIDAVVLTHAHLDHTGYVPVLVRNGFAGPVIATEGTTDLCKLLLPDSGYLQEEEARYATHRGSAGHNPALPLYTAADAVASLNSFTVRAFDDPLDLGGGMVLTLLPAGHILGAAQVHVRMGSRSVHFTGDLGRSDDPLMFPPRPLPATDVLVTESTYGNRKHSTVAPEKQLADIINRVAKRGGVVLVAAFAVGRAETLMLHLSRLRSKNLIPDIPVYLNSPMAIDASGMYQRHPEEHRLGEQEYRNMYKIARLTRSVDESKLLNLRGGPMIIISASGMLTGGRILHHLAAYGPDPKNAVILSGYQAGGTRGAALAAGGRELRVYGEDIVVRAEVIQMESLSAHADADGIIAWMKAAETAPRMTYITHGEPDASDALRLRIKRELGWRARVPEHLETISVEEPW
- a CDS encoding hotdog fold thioesterase; translation: MTDNFTPGPYTAELAAAGIPEEMHDWLGHYGVGALVVKMGIHFVEMSPERTVGTMPVEGNTQVAGILHGGAHVVLAETLGSFAAGMHAGPQRQALGIDVSATHHRAITAGTVTGTCTAIHLGRTLTTHEIVMTDEQGRRLSTARITNLIRDIAE
- a CDS encoding dihydrofolate reductase family protein — encoded protein: MPGFQYFVASSLDGFIATADDELDWLLQFDGFAGGKESYEAFMAEVGCIVMGGETYAWLRKNEPGHWPYPTTACWVFTRHELSAPPGANVTFVRGPVAEFVADLEAEAGDRNVWIVGGGVLAAQFADAGALDEIIISIIPVVLGSGKPVLPMSGPTAPMELLYAHTMGRGIMELRYRFGRAQA
- the polA gene encoding DNA polymerase I is translated as MVLDGHSMAFRAFFALPADKFSTATGQHTNAVHGFTSMLINLIKEQKPTHVAVAFDVSDDTTHRKAEYSDYKGGRNETPREMSGQIDLIDKVMGAWGIKTIKMPGYEADDILATLATMGDKAGFEVLLVSGDRDAFQLITDNVFVLYPKKGVSDIPRLDAVAIQEKYFVTPAQYSDLAALVGESADNLPGVPGVGPKTAAKWINLYGGLEGVLANIDSIGGKVGDSLRENVEDVKRNRRLNRLHTDLELPVTLEELSEPRPDQAAIEELFDTLEFKTIRTRLLALYGSEVAEPERERLDTPDFVVPSDAAELAAFLDSGAGKRSAVAVDLVPGRIGEDAAALAIVRADGAAYIDLTGQDAAAENVLAGWLRDAAAPKVMHGYKAALKALSNRGLGLDGVVDDTAISGYLIQPDRRSYELAELAQHHLNIGVATEAAKAGQLELAFDGDTAAAGALVQVAAVVQALSRYFETELQERGAQDLLTTLELPVSRVLADMELAGIAIDMARMDEQLADLAKVIDNAQELAFAAIGHEVNLGSPKQLQTVLFEELGLPKTKKIKSGYTTDAASLKNLLEKTGHEFLVQLMAHRESSKLRQMLESLKKSVTDDGRIHTSYAQNVAATGRISSNNPNLQNIPIRSEEGRRVRSIFVVSDGYDCLLSADYSQIEMRIMAHLSGDAGLIQAYKDGEDLHRFVGSNIFHVPTDQVTSAMRSKVKAMSYGLAYGLTSFGLSKQLEVSVDEARTLMKDYFDRFGAVRDYLRGVVEQARIDGYTATIEGRRRYLPDLTSTDRQLRENAERIALNSPIQGSAADIIKRAMLGVSGALAEQGLKSRMLLQVHDELVLEVAAGERDTVEKLVTEQMGAAARLTVPLEVQIGVGSSWYEAGH
- a CDS encoding universal stress protein is translated as MKKPIVVGINGSAGSKAALAWALERAARDKLPVTVIHAVDDRWMTPDFQYHELIRQAGTELLQEAKASASGQAPSVKVDVELGHGSGSSVLRDAAKEASLVVVGEHDKHWLDGGPMSDRALQIVSASEASAAVIPLKAGAGNHGVVVGVDGSEESLQAVNFAAAEADRGSDELTVVFAFRRPARWIETQLPESGLAESILEEDRVVLAESVAGLGDKYPDLIVHQRLETDTEPAKALVEAARDARLLVVGSRGHGGFSRMLLGSTAHAVLLSLPCPTIVTRVHKVKHKD